The Mesorhizobium sp. AR02 genomic interval CGGGCTGCACCGTGGTGATCAAGCCGTCCGAGTTCACCCCCTATTCGGCGCTGGCGCTCGGCGTGCTTGCCGAACGGGCGGGCATCCCTGCCGGCGTCATCAACATCGTCACCGGCATGCCCACGGAGATCGGCAACGAGATCATGGCGAACGAGACCGTTCGCAAGATCTCCTTCACTGGCTCGACGCGCGTCGGCTCGCTGCTGATGCGCGGCGCGGCCGACAGCGTGAAGAGGCTCAGCCTGGAGCTCGGCGGCAACGCCCCCTTCATCGTCTTCGACGACGCCGATCTCGACCTCGCCCTCGAGGGTGCGCTGGTCTCGAAGTTCCGCAATGGCGGCCAGACCTGCGTCTGCGCCAACCGCATCCTCGTCCAGGCCGGAGTCTACGAAGCCTTCGCCGCGAAGCTTTCCGTCCGCGTCAACGCCATGACGGTGGGACCGGGCACGCAGCCCGGCGTCGCCATCGGGCCGATGATCAACATGGCGGCGGTCGAGAAGATCAACCGCCACGTCGAGGACGCGCTCGCCAAGGGTGCTGCGATCATCACCGAGAAGCCGGCATTGCCCGACGGCCCACAGTATGTGGCGCCGCTGGTGCTGAGCGGCGCTACAAAGGACATGCAGCTCGCCGGCGAAGAGACGTTCGGCCCGGTCGCGCCACTTTTCCGGTTCGAGACGGAAGAGGAAGCGATCGCGCTGGCCAATGGCACGCCCTACGGGCTTGCCTCCTACTTCTACACCGAGAATTTGAAACGCGCCTGGCGCGTCGGCGAGGCGCTGGAGTTCGGCATGGTGGGCTTGAACACCGGCTCGGTCTCGATCGAAGTCGCCCCCTTCGGCGGCGTCAAGCTGTCCGGCCTCGGCCGCGAGGGCGCGCAGGCCGGCATCGAGGAATATCTCGAGATGAAAAGCTTTCACATCGGCGGGCTGGGCTGAGGCGGATTTTTGCCAAAGCCGGGCCACGCCAGATCGACGCTCACTGAATCCGGTCGAGCGCCTTGTAGTAGAGGCCGACCATCGGCAGGAACCAGGGCTTGCCGGAATAGCCGGGAATGGAGGGCCATTCGAGCCCCTTCAGCGGATTGCGATCTTGGCGGCCGAGCATGGCATCGGCCAGGATCATGCCGAGATGGGTGGAGAGCTGCGCGCCGTGGCCGGAATAACCCATCGCGTACCAGACACCGTCATGATAGCCGGCGCGCGGAAAGCGGTCCTTGGTCATATCGACCAGTCCGCCCCAGCAATAGTCGATCTCGACCTTGGCGAGTTGCGGGAAGATCGCGGCAAGTCCCGCCCGCAAGATCTGTCCGCTCCTGGCGTCGGAGCGCTGGTCCGATGTCGCCGAAAAGCGTGCGCGACCGCCAAAGATCAGCCGATTGTCCGGCGAAAGCCGGAAGTAATTGCCGATGTTCATCGAAGTCACGCATGTCCGGTTGCCGGGCATGGTCGCGGCGATCTCGGCGTCGCTCAGCGGCCGCGTGGCGATGATGAAGCTACCGACGGAAATGATCCTGCGGCGGAAATAACTGAAATTCGGCGTGGTGTAGGCGCCGGTCGCCACCAGCACATTGTCGGCGCTGATCCGGCCACGCGAGGTGGTCAGCTCATGCCTGCCGCCGGCCTGCTTGCGGTCGGTCACCGCCGTGTTCTCGTAGATGACGGCGCCATGGCGGGCGGCTGAAGTGGCGAGACCCGCCACATAGCGGCCCATATGCATCATGGCGCTCTTCTTCGACAGCATCGCGCCGTGGAAGGGTGAACCGATCTCAGACTTGAGATCCGCCGCCGACAGCAGCGCCGTATCCGGATCCACCTCGGCATGGAGGGCTTCAAAGTTGCGGGCGATCGCATCAAAATGCTGCGGCTTGGAGGCGAGCTTCAGCTTGCCCGCGCGGCGGAAGTTGCAGTCGATGCCTTCCTCGGCGACCAGTGCCTCGATGGTATCGACGGAGTCGTCCAGAGCGCGATATAGCGCGATTGCGCGTTCCTTGCCGAGCTCCGCCTTGGCTGAGAGATAGCTGTGGGCGAGGCCGTTGTTGAGGTGTCCGCCATTGCGCCCGGATGCGCCCCAGCCCACCCGCTCCGCCTCCAGCACGGCCACCTTGGCACCGGCCTTCGCCAGCTGGCGCGCGGCGGCGAGGCCGGTGAAGCCGCCGCCGATGATCGCGGCATCGTAGTGCCCCTCGACCGGGCCTTGCGCCCCGCCGGAAAAGGCCGGAGCGGTGTCGTGCCAGTAGGAGACGAACTTCATCGGCAATCCGCCTGTTTCAGAGCCCAACCACGCCCGCAAGACCCGAAATGTCCGATATCTCGACATAGCCGTAGTACGGGTTGGCCGGTTCGTGGCCGCGATTGACCCATACCTTGTTCTTGATGCCGAGATCGTGTGCCGACATCAGGTCGTAGCGGAACGAAGACGAGCAGTGGAGGATATCCTCCGGGCCGCAACCCAGCCTGTCGAACATATATTCGAAGGCCTTGAAGCGGGGCTTGTAGGCCTGCGCCTGCTCGGCCGTGTAGACGGCATGGAACGGCGCGCCGAGCTTCTCGACATTGGACATGATCTGCACGTTCATGGCGTTGGACAGGATGACCAGCGGAATTTCCTTGGCGACCTTCGCCAGGCCGGCCGGAACGTCGGCGTGGGGTCCCCAGGTCGGAACGCGCTCGTAGACCACCCCAGCATCGTCGGCGCTGAAGGCGACGCCGTTGCGCTTGCAGGTGCGCTCGAGCGCGTTGTGGACGACATCGGCATAGGGCTTCCAGTCGCCCATGATCTCGTCGAGCCGATAGGCCGAGAAATTCTTGATGAATTCCTGCATGCGCGGCTCATCGAGGCGGCTGCCGTAGAGGTCGCGCGCCGCTTCCGCCATCTGGAAATGGATCAACGTGCCGTAGCAGTCGAAGGTGATGTATTTGGGCCTGAAGGAAGCCATGTCCGTCGATCTCCGGTGGAAGCACATCCGCGTGGGATGTATTTCATCATAGGACGGCAGGCAGCGGCCCACCTGACCGAAATCGCCCTCCCGAAAGCAGAAAGTTCCGTATCCGCCATCCGGTTTGGCACGCTGTAGCATATGGCGTGCCGATTGCGGTGCCGGGCGCGGTGTGAGGCGCCTCCATCGCGGACGGTGTCAGCACAAGATGCGGCGCACCCCTCACGCTACGGCGAAAGATACTGTCGAAGCCAAAGCCTTCAGACGATCTGCGGCGCGCCGATGGCCGAGACTTGGGCAGCAGACGGAAGGATGCCTCATGCCGCAGGGCGAGATCGAACTCCAAGCCTTTGGGCCGGACCATATCGAGGGTGCGGTGGCGCTTTCTCGCCAGGAGAATTGGCCGCATCGCCCACAGGACTGGCAGATGGCGCTGCAGCTTTCGAGCGGCGCGGTCGCGCTCGACGGTCAGGGCCGCGTCACCGGAACCATCCTGGTCACGCCCTACGGCATGGATTGCGCCATGATCAACATGGTGATCGTCGACAGGAACGCGCGCGGCAAGGGGCTCGGGCGCCGGCTCATGGATCAGGCCTTCGCCTTGGCCGGGAACCGTCCGCTGCGGCTCGTCGCGACGTCAGACGGCATGCCTCTCTATGAGAAACTGGGCTTCGTGCCCTCCGGCACGATCCTGCAGCATCAGGGCAAGATTGCGGAGCTTAGCGCGCCCGATGGCGTGGAAGCCGCAAGCATCGACGATCTGCCTGACATCAAGGCGCTGGACCGCGACGCTTATGGCGCCGACCGTGAAACTCTGATCGATGCGCTGGCGGAGCGCGGCCAATTCGCGGTCATCCGCCGCGACGGCGCCATCGAGGCCTATGCCGCTATCCGCCCGTTTGGACGCGGCGAGGTGATCGGTCCGGTCATCGCGGGAAGCGTTGACGAGGCGAAGGCCCTGATCGGCTTCTTTGCCGCGCCGCGTCCCGGCGCCTTCCTGCGCGTGGATACCGGCAGCGTGACCGGCATCGCCAGCTGGCTCGAGGAAATCGGCCTCACCCATGTCGGCGGTGGCGTGGCCATGGACCGTCCGCCCAAGAACGGCGCGGAACAGATCAGACCGAAAGTTTACGCCCTCGCCAACCAGGCGCTTGGCTAGTCGGAGGACAACAATGCTCGCCAATTCCCTGATCGAACTCGACCGCGGCCATCTCATTCATCCGGTCGCCTCATATCGCGGCCATGAGGCGCTCGGCGTCCGCGTGCTGAAATCGGCGAAGGGTGCGACCGTGACCGAAGCGTCCGGCCGGCAACTCGTCGACGGCTTCGCGGGGCTGTGGTGCGTCAATGCCGGCTACGGCCACGACAGCATCGTCGAGGCGGCGGCCCGGCAGATGCGCGAGCTTCCCTACGCCACCGCCTATTTCGACCTCGGTTCGGAGCCGGCCATCCGGCTCGCCTCGGAACTGGCCGAGCGCGCGCCGGGCGACCTCAATCACATCTTTTTCACGCTTGGCGGGTCCGACGCGGTCGACAGCACGATCCGTTTCGTCCGCTACTACTGGAATGCCAAGGGCGAGCCGCAACGCGACCAGTTCATTTCCATAGAGCAGGGCTATCACGGCTCGTCTGTAGTCGGCGCGGGCCTGACCGCCCTGCCCGCCTTTCACGCCGGCTTCGGCATTCCCTTCGAATGGCAGCACAAGATCCCTTCCCCCTATCCCTATCGCAACCCGGTCGGCGAGGACGGCAATGCGATCATCGCCGCATCGCTCGCCACGCTGAAGGGCAAGATCGAGGAGCTCGGACCGGAGCGGGTCGCCGCCTTCTATGCCGAGCCGATCCAGGGCTCGGGCGGCGTCATCGTCCCGCCGAAAGGCTGGATCAGGGCCATGCGCGAACTCTGCCGGGAGTACGGCATCCTGTTCATCGCCGACGAGGTGATCACCGGCTTCGGCCGCACAGGACCTCTCTTCGCCTGCACGGACGAGGAGATCGTTCCGGACTTCATGACGACCGCGAAGGGGCTGACCTCGGGCTATGTTCCCATGGGCGCCGTGTTCATGGCCGATCATGTCTACGATGTCATCGCCGACGGTGCGGGCGCCTCGGCCGTCGGCCACGGCTACACCTATTCCGCCCATCCCGTCAGCGCCGCCGTCGCGCTCGAAGTGTTGAAGCTCTATGAAGACGGCCTTCTGGACAATGGCATCAAGGCCGGTGCCCGCCTGATGGCGGGATTGAAGGGCCTCAGAGACCACCCGCTGGTCGGCGACGTGCGCGGGCGCGGCATGCTTGCCGCCATCGAACTGGTGGTCGACAAGGACAAGAAGACGCCGCTTCCGGCGTCGGCGATGCCGGCACGGCGCATCTTCGACAGGGCCTGGGACAACGGCCTGATCATCCGTGCCTTTGCCAACGGGGTTCTCGGCTACGCTCCCCCGCTCTGCTGCACCGACGCCGACATCGACGCGATCATCGAGCGCACGCGCCGGACGCTAGACCAGACGCTGGACGATCCCGATGTCCGCCAGGCTCTGACATGATGGCGGCGAAATATGTCGTGTCTCGAAATATCGCCGGGGCGGACGATTTCGCAATTTTGTGCCGCCCCCTCACGCCTTTTCGGCGAATCCAGCGCGGGGGAAGTGCCAGACTGCAGTTAAGACAAGGCCAGAAAGCCCGGATTTCCGGGCCTTCGAAAAGGGCCGACGCCCCGGACAGCACGGAATTTTGTTCTGTTCAACACATGCAATTCGGCCGTACGCAGAGGAGAGCCAGTCTTGGCCAGGGGCTTTAGCGAATTCAAATACTTGACCTTCGATGTGGTTGGCACGCTGATCGACTTCGAAGGCGGCATCACGACCTGCCTGGCGGAAATTGCCGCCGAGGCCGGCGTTTCGATCGATGCCGAGGAAGCGCTGAGCCTCTACCGGCAGGCCCGCTACATGCCCGATGCGGGCCTATTCCCCGACGATCTCGTACGTGTCTACAAGGTCATCGCGCCGCGGCTCGGCCTGCCGGCTGACGAAAAATACGGCGTCCGCCTGCGGGACTCCGCCAGTGTCTGGCAAGGCTTCCCGGACAGCGCGGCTGCATTGGCGGAGCTTGCGAAGTCGCATAGGCTGATCGCGATGACCAATGCCCGGCGCTGGGCGCTCGATCATTTCGAGAAGCAGCTCGGCTCGCCCTTTTTCGCCACCTTTACGGCCGACGATACAGGCACAGAGAAACCGGACCCGGCCTTCTTCCAGAAGGTCTTCGATTTCGTCGCCTCAAGGGGCGACAGCAAGGACGATATCCTGCACGTCGCGCAAAGCCAGTATCACGACATCGGCATATCCCGGGCGCTTGGCTTGACCAACTGCTGGATCGAGCGCCGGCATGCCCAGAAGGGCTATGGCGGCACGATCGAACCCGAGCGCTTCACCGTGCCGGACTACCACTTCACCTCAATGGCCGCGTTGGCGTCGGCCGTGCGGGAAAGCCTGAAGGAACGAACCTGAGCCCGGAAAGCCGCGTCAAGACGAGCAACCCGGAAAACAAACAGAAAGGGGAATGATATGACCGACAAGATCACGAACTGGACCAGCGCAGACGATGCCATGGTCGAAAATGCCATTCGGCGGGGCGCGAGCCGCCGCGAACTCCTCAAGATGCTGTTGGCTGGCGGCGCCGCGATTGCCGCGGGCAGCGTGGTGCTTGGCCGTGCCACCAATGCCGTCGCCGCCACGCCGGTTTCCGGCGGGACTTTCAAGGCCGCCGGCTGGTCGTCCTCGACCGCCGACACGCTCGATCCGGCAAAGGCGTCGCTGTCGACCGACTATGTCCGCTGCTGCTCGCTCTACAACCGCCTGACTTTCCTCGACAAGGATGGCGTCACGCAGATGGAGCTGGCCGAAAGCTTCGACAGCAAGGACGCCAAGACCTGGACGGTGAAGCTACGCAAGGGCGTCACCTTCCATGATGGCAAAGACCTCACCGCAGACGACGTCGTCTTCTCGCTGAAGCGCCATCTCGACAAGGCTGTCGGTTCCAAGGTCGCCAAGATCGCCGCGCAGATGACCGGCTTCAAGGCCGTCGACAAGTCCACGGTCGAAATCACGCTCGCCGACCCGAATGCCGACCTCCCGACCATCCTGGCGCTGCACCACTTCATGATCGTCCAGGACGGCACTACGGACTTCTCCAAGGGCAATGGCACCGGCGCCTTCGTGCTGCAAACGTTCGAGCCGGGCGTGCGTTCGGTGGTCACCAAGAACAAGAACTACTGGAAGTCGGGCAAGCCCTATCTCGACTCGTTCGAGTTCATCGCCATCAGCGACGACAGCGCCCGCGTCAACGCGCTCCTGTCTGGCGACATCAGTTTCGCCGCCTCGATCAATCCGCGCGCGATGAAGCTCATCGGCGGCCAGCAGGGTTTCGAACTGTCGAAGACGACTTCGGGCAACTACACCGACCTCAACATCCGGCTCGATATGGATCCGGGCAGCAAGGCCGACTTCGTGGCCGGCATGAAGTATCTCGTCAACCGTGAGCAGATCGTCAAATCGGCGCTGCGTGGGCTCGGCGAAATCGGCAACGACCAGCCCGTCTCGCCGGCGAACATCTACCACAACGCCGACGTCAAGCCGAAGGCTTTCGACCCGGACAAGGCGAAGTTCCACTTCCAGAAGGCGGGCCTGCTCGGCCAGTCCATCCCGGTGGTCGCTTCCGACGCGGCGACCTCGTCGATCGACATGGCGGTGATCATCCAGGCCGCCGGAGCGGATATCGGCATGAAGCTCGACGTCCAGCGCGTCCCGTCCGACGGCTATTGGGACAATTACTGGCTCAAGGCGCCGATCCATTTCGGCAACATCAATCCGCGCCCGACGCCGGACATCCTGTTCTCGTTGCTCTACGCCTCCAACGCGCCCTGGAACGAAAGCCAGTACAAGTCCGAGAAATTCGACAAGCTGCTCGTCGAAGCGCGCGGCCTGCTCGACCAGGCCAAGCGCAAGGAGATTTACGGCCAGATGCAGGCCATGGTCTCCGAGGAGGCCGGCACCATCATCCCGGCTTACATTTCCAACGTCGATGCCCTCTCCAGCAAGGTGAAGGGTTTGGAGGCGAACCCGCTCGGTGGCATGATGGGCTACGCAATGGCGGAATATCTCTGGCTCGAAGCCTGAGAGGCGCCTGCCAGGGACCGGATAGCGGGTCCCTGGCACCCTATTGCGCAACATGGCTTGGCCGAACGCAACCGCAGGAGCGCTTCCATGACGTCTGGGGTTCTAAACCTCGTGCTGAAGCGGCTGGCAATCGCGGTTGTCACGCTTTTGATCGTTCTGTTCGCCGTGTTTTTCGCCACCAGCATGCTGCCCGGCGACACCGCGTCGATCCTGCTCGGCCAGGCGGCGACCCCGGAAGCCGTCGCCGGCCTGCGCGATGCCATGCATCTCAACGATCCGGCAATCCTGCGCTTCCTGCGCTGGCTTCTCGGCCTGCTCCACGGCGATCTCGGCACCTCCTATGCCAATCAGATGCCGGTTGCGGCGCTGATCGGCGGGCGCTTCGTCAACACAATGGAGCTCGCCGGCATCACCACGCTGCTCTCGGTGCCGCTGGCGCTGACGCTCGGCATCACCGCCGCCATGTTGCGCGGCTCCCTCTACGACCGCACCGTCACCATTCTTTCGATCGGCGTCATCTCCGTGCCGGAGTTCATGGTCGCGACCCTCGCGGTCCTGCTTTTCGCCGTTTATCTCAAATGGCTGCCGGCATTGTCCTCGGTCAATGAGGCGCATACGCTGACCGACCTCGTGCGCATCTATGCGATGCCGGTGATCACGCTCACCTTCGTCATCTCAGCCCAGATGATCCGCATGACCCGTGCCGCGGTGATCGAAACGCTTTCCACGCCTTATGTCGAGATGGCGCTGCTCAAGGGCGCCTCGCGCAGCCGCATGGTGCTGAGGCATGCGCTTCCCAATGCGCTCGGGCCGATCGTCAACGCGGTTGCGCTGTCGCTGTCCTATCTGGTCGGCGGCGTCATCATCGTGGAGACGATCTTCAACTATCCCGGCATCGCCAAGCTGATGGTCGATGCGGTCGCGACCCGCGACCTGCCGCTGATCCAGAGCTGCGCGATGATCTTCTGCCTCGGCTATCTCTTGCTCATCACCGTCGCCGACATCATCGCCATCATGTCCAACCCGAGGCTCAGGTGACGATGGCGCGCGTGGCAGCTCCCCGGCGGTCCTTCCTGGGTCACAGTTACAATCTCGTGGGCGTCGTGGCCGCGCTGGTCATCCTGGCGTGGACGCTGATCGCCATCTTCGCGCCCACCATCATTCCCCATTCGATCGGCGACATCGTCGACGACGATTATTTCGGCCCGATGCGTCAGGGCCTGTGGCTCGGCTCGGACTATCTGGGGCGCGATATGCTCTCGCGGGTGCTGATGGGCGCGCGCTACACCGTCGGCATTTCGCTCGCCGCCGTCGCCATCGCCTGCTTCTCGGGCGTCGTGCTGGGGATGATCGCAGCCGTCACCGGCGGCTGGCTCGACACCTGCCTCAGCCGCTTCCTCGATGCCCTGAACTCCATT includes:
- a CDS encoding haloacid dehalogenase type II — protein: MASFRPKYITFDCYGTLIHFQMAEAARDLYGSRLDEPRMQEFIKNFSAYRLDEIMGDWKPYADVVHNALERTCKRNGVAFSADDAGVVYERVPTWGPHADVPAGLAKVAKEIPLVILSNAMNVQIMSNVEKLGAPFHAVYTAEQAQAYKPRFKAFEYMFDRLGCGPEDILHCSSSFRYDLMSAHDLGIKNKVWVNRGHEPANPYYGYVEISDISGLAGVVGL
- a CDS encoding NAD(P)/FAD-dependent oxidoreductase, with the translated sequence MKFVSYWHDTAPAFSGGAQGPVEGHYDAAIIGGGFTGLAAARQLAKAGAKVAVLEAERVGWGASGRNGGHLNNGLAHSYLSAKAELGKERAIALYRALDDSVDTIEALVAEEGIDCNFRRAGKLKLASKPQHFDAIARNFEALHAEVDPDTALLSAADLKSEIGSPFHGAMLSKKSAMMHMGRYVAGLATSAARHGAVIYENTAVTDRKQAGGRHELTTSRGRISADNVLVATGAYTTPNFSYFRRRIISVGSFIIATRPLSDAEIAATMPGNRTCVTSMNIGNYFRLSPDNRLIFGGRARFSATSDQRSDARSGQILRAGLAAIFPQLAKVEIDYCWGGLVDMTKDRFPRAGYHDGVWYAMGYSGHGAQLSTHLGMILADAMLGRQDRNPLKGLEWPSIPGYSGKPWFLPMVGLYYKALDRIQ
- a CDS encoding ABC transporter substrate-binding protein yields the protein MTDKITNWTSADDAMVENAIRRGASRRELLKMLLAGGAAIAAGSVVLGRATNAVAATPVSGGTFKAAGWSSSTADTLDPAKASLSTDYVRCCSLYNRLTFLDKDGVTQMELAESFDSKDAKTWTVKLRKGVTFHDGKDLTADDVVFSLKRHLDKAVGSKVAKIAAQMTGFKAVDKSTVEITLADPNADLPTILALHHFMIVQDGTTDFSKGNGTGAFVLQTFEPGVRSVVTKNKNYWKSGKPYLDSFEFIAISDDSARVNALLSGDISFAASINPRAMKLIGGQQGFELSKTTSGNYTDLNIRLDMDPGSKADFVAGMKYLVNREQIVKSALRGLGEIGNDQPVSPANIYHNADVKPKAFDPDKAKFHFQKAGLLGQSIPVVASDAATSSIDMAVIIQAAGADIGMKLDVQRVPSDGYWDNYWLKAPIHFGNINPRPTPDILFSLLYASNAPWNESQYKSEKFDKLLVEARGLLDQAKRKEIYGQMQAMVSEEAGTIIPAYISNVDALSSKVKGLEANPLGGMMGYAMAEYLWLEA
- a CDS encoding NAD-dependent succinate-semialdehyde dehydrogenase; the encoded protein is MKNLKDKSLFREAGLIGGNWVAAGSGRTVDVVDPATQAAIGSVPDMVGPETRAAIEAAASAYGDWKKKTNAERAALLEAWHGLMLAHLDDLALILTTEQGKPLDEAKGEIRYGASFVKWFAEEARRINGHTIPSPTSDRRIIVLKEPVGVCGIITPWNFPNAMITRKVAPALAAGCTVVIKPSEFTPYSALALGVLAERAGIPAGVINIVTGMPTEIGNEIMANETVRKISFTGSTRVGSLLMRGAADSVKRLSLELGGNAPFIVFDDADLDLALEGALVSKFRNGGQTCVCANRILVQAGVYEAFAAKLSVRVNAMTVGPGTQPGVAIGPMINMAAVEKINRHVEDALAKGAAIITEKPALPDGPQYVAPLVLSGATKDMQLAGEETFGPVAPLFRFETEEEAIALANGTPYGLASYFYTENLKRAWRVGEALEFGMVGLNTGSVSIEVAPFGGVKLSGLGREGAQAGIEEYLEMKSFHIGGLG
- a CDS encoding aspartate aminotransferase family protein, which encodes MLANSLIELDRGHLIHPVASYRGHEALGVRVLKSAKGATVTEASGRQLVDGFAGLWCVNAGYGHDSIVEAAARQMRELPYATAYFDLGSEPAIRLASELAERAPGDLNHIFFTLGGSDAVDSTIRFVRYYWNAKGEPQRDQFISIEQGYHGSSVVGAGLTALPAFHAGFGIPFEWQHKIPSPYPYRNPVGEDGNAIIAASLATLKGKIEELGPERVAAFYAEPIQGSGGVIVPPKGWIRAMRELCREYGILFIADEVITGFGRTGPLFACTDEEIVPDFMTTAKGLTSGYVPMGAVFMADHVYDVIADGAGASAVGHGYTYSAHPVSAAVALEVLKLYEDGLLDNGIKAGARLMAGLKGLRDHPLVGDVRGRGMLAAIELVVDKDKKTPLPASAMPARRIFDRAWDNGLIIRAFANGVLGYAPPLCCTDADIDAIIERTRRTLDQTLDDPDVRQALT
- a CDS encoding GNAT family N-acetyltransferase encodes the protein MPQGEIELQAFGPDHIEGAVALSRQENWPHRPQDWQMALQLSSGAVALDGQGRVTGTILVTPYGMDCAMINMVIVDRNARGKGLGRRLMDQAFALAGNRPLRLVATSDGMPLYEKLGFVPSGTILQHQGKIAELSAPDGVEAASIDDLPDIKALDRDAYGADRETLIDALAERGQFAVIRRDGAIEAYAAIRPFGRGEVIGPVIAGSVDEAKALIGFFAAPRPGAFLRVDTGSVTGIASWLEEIGLTHVGGGVAMDRPPKNGAEQIRPKVYALANQALG
- a CDS encoding HAD-IA family hydrolase, which gives rise to MARGFSEFKYLTFDVVGTLIDFEGGITTCLAEIAAEAGVSIDAEEALSLYRQARYMPDAGLFPDDLVRVYKVIAPRLGLPADEKYGVRLRDSASVWQGFPDSAAALAELAKSHRLIAMTNARRWALDHFEKQLGSPFFATFTADDTGTEKPDPAFFQKVFDFVASRGDSKDDILHVAQSQYHDIGISRALGLTNCWIERRHAQKGYGGTIEPERFTVPDYHFTSMAALASAVRESLKERT
- a CDS encoding ABC transporter permease, giving the protein MTSGVLNLVLKRLAIAVVTLLIVLFAVFFATSMLPGDTASILLGQAATPEAVAGLRDAMHLNDPAILRFLRWLLGLLHGDLGTSYANQMPVAALIGGRFVNTMELAGITTLLSVPLALTLGITAAMLRGSLYDRTVTILSIGVISVPEFMVATLAVLLFAVYLKWLPALSSVNEAHTLTDLVRIYAMPVITLTFVISAQMIRMTRAAVIETLSTPYVEMALLKGASRSRMVLRHALPNALGPIVNAVALSLSYLVGGVIIVETIFNYPGIAKLMVDAVATRDLPLIQSCAMIFCLGYLLLITVADIIAIMSNPRLR